One part of the Gemmatimonas sp. genome encodes these proteins:
- the bchB gene encoding ferredoxin:protochlorophyllide reductase (ATP-dependent) subunit B, whose translation MELTLWTYEGPPHVGAMRIATSMKGVHYVLHAPQGDTYADLLFTMIERRDRRPPVTYTTFQARDLGGDTAELVKTSVREAYERFKPDALLVGESCTAELIQDQPGSLAQGMSLPVPVVPLELPAYSKKENWGASETFYHLVRALLQPMAPPPGTTRAPVLEGVRRENRRPRANLLGATALGFRNRDDVREITRLLHDLGVDVHVCAPHNATVADIRRIPEADFNIVLYPEVADTTARWLEKTFRMPTVKTVPIGVLATREFVQEVGTVTGLDVQPLLDHERAGTAQVDASRSLLPWYSRSVDSTYLTGKRVFVFGDATHVLAAARIARDELGFQVVGIGTYSREFARPVREYAASIGVEALISDDYLAVEQRVSELAPELVLGTQMERHIAKRLGVPCAVISAPIHVQDVPARHSPQMGFEGANVIFDTWVHPLMMGLEEHLLHMFRDDFEFGDGTSPSHLHHAAPKAVAATAPVRETADVLATSFSTPTPTGTHEIVVPEAASAVGLTEEEGETPAPSSAQPASVTSTQWLPPAEAELKKIPFFVRGKARRNTERYALEHGIAEITVDTLYDAKAFYGR comes from the coding sequence ATGGAACTGACGCTCTGGACATATGAAGGACCGCCGCATGTGGGGGCGATGCGCATCGCCACCTCCATGAAAGGCGTGCACTATGTGTTGCACGCCCCCCAGGGCGATACCTACGCGGACCTGCTGTTCACGATGATCGAGCGGCGTGATCGCCGCCCGCCGGTCACCTACACCACGTTCCAGGCGCGCGATCTGGGTGGCGATACGGCGGAGCTGGTGAAGACGTCGGTGCGTGAGGCGTATGAGCGGTTCAAGCCCGATGCCCTCCTGGTGGGCGAATCGTGCACGGCCGAACTCATTCAGGATCAACCGGGCTCGCTGGCGCAGGGGATGTCGCTGCCGGTGCCGGTCGTTCCGCTTGAACTGCCGGCCTACAGCAAGAAGGAAAACTGGGGCGCCAGCGAGACGTTCTACCATCTCGTGCGTGCCCTGCTGCAGCCGATGGCACCGCCGCCGGGCACCACGCGTGCGCCGGTGCTGGAGGGGGTGCGCCGGGAGAACCGGCGTCCGCGCGCCAATCTGCTGGGCGCCACGGCGCTGGGGTTCCGTAACCGCGACGACGTCCGGGAAATCACGCGGTTGCTGCATGACCTCGGCGTGGACGTGCACGTCTGCGCGCCGCACAACGCCACGGTGGCCGACATCCGGCGCATCCCCGAGGCGGACTTCAACATTGTGCTCTACCCCGAGGTGGCCGACACCACCGCGCGGTGGCTCGAGAAAACGTTCCGCATGCCTACGGTGAAGACGGTCCCCATTGGCGTGCTGGCCACCCGCGAGTTCGTGCAGGAAGTCGGTACGGTCACCGGCCTCGACGTGCAGCCGCTGCTCGACCACGAGCGCGCCGGCACGGCGCAGGTGGATGCGAGCCGCTCGCTGCTGCCCTGGTACTCACGGTCGGTGGACAGCACGTACCTCACCGGCAAGCGGGTCTTCGTTTTCGGCGACGCCACGCACGTGCTGGCAGCCGCGCGCATCGCGCGCGACGAACTCGGCTTCCAGGTGGTGGGCATCGGTACCTATTCGCGCGAATTCGCGCGGCCGGTGCGCGAATATGCCGCCAGCATCGGCGTTGAGGCGCTCATCTCCGATGACTACCTGGCCGTGGAGCAGCGGGTGAGCGAGTTGGCGCCCGAACTGGTCCTCGGCACGCAGATGGAGCGCCACATCGCCAAGCGGCTCGGGGTGCCCTGCGCCGTGATCTCGGCCCCCATCCATGTGCAGGACGTGCCGGCGCGGCACTCGCCGCAGATGGGATTCGAAGGCGCCAACGTGATCTTCGACACGTGGGTGCATCCGCTCATGATGGGGCTCGAGGAACATCTGCTGCACATGTTCCGCGACGACTTCGAATTCGGCGACGGGACCTCGCCGTCGCACCTGCACCACGCGGCGCCCAAGGCGGTGGCGGCGACGGCACCGGTGCGGGAAACCGCCGATGTGTTGGCCACCTCCTTCTCCACCCCCACCCCCACCGGGACCCACGAGATCGTGGTGCCCGAGGCGGCAAGCGCCGTGGGGCTCACCGAAGAAGAGGGCGAAACCCCCGCCCCGTCATCCGCCCAGCCCGCCTCGGTGACCAGCACGCAGTGGCTGCCGCCGGCGGAGGCGGAACTCAAGAAAATTCCGTTCTTTGTGCGCGGCAAGGCGCGCCGCAACACCGAACGGTATGCCCTCGAGCACGGGATCGCCGAGATCACCGTGGACACCCTGTACGACGCCAAGGCATTCTATGGCCGCTGA
- the bchF gene encoding 2-vinyl bacteriochlorophyllide hydratase — protein MRTGLYTPEERKRRDETKWTLVQGILAPVQFLVMGVSVFLVLRYLRTGQGLEAAHLSIVVKTLVLYTIMVTGAIWEKVVFGQYLFHESFFWEDVVSFFVIGQHTAYLVGLSLAWDPRFLMWMALVAYAAYTVNAIQFILKLRAARLQEAAEKAARAAQVHVS, from the coding sequence GTGCGCACGGGTCTGTATACGCCGGAAGAGCGGAAGCGCCGCGACGAGACCAAATGGACACTCGTGCAGGGAATCCTTGCACCCGTCCAATTTCTCGTCATGGGCGTGTCCGTCTTCCTTGTGCTGCGCTACCTCCGGACCGGACAGGGACTGGAGGCGGCCCACCTTTCCATTGTCGTGAAGACGCTCGTGCTGTACACCATCATGGTGACCGGCGCGATCTGGGAGAAAGTGGTGTTCGGCCAGTACCTGTTCCACGAGTCCTTTTTCTGGGAAGACGTGGTCAGCTTCTTCGTGATTGGCCAGCACACGGCCTATCTCGTGGGGCTGTCTCTGGCATGGGATCCTCGCTTCCTGATGTGGATGGCCCTGGTCGCCTATGCCGCCTACACCGTGAACGCCATTCAATTCATCCTCAAGCTCCGTGCCGCGCGGCTGCAGGAAGCTGCGGAAAAGGCCGCCCGGGCCGCCCAGGTGCACGTCTCGTGA
- a CDS encoding ferredoxin:protochlorophyllide reductase (ATP-dependent) subunit N, protein MSTALELPVIRERGQREVFCGLTGIVWLHRKMQDAFFLVVGSRTCAHLVQSAAGVMIFAEPRFATAILSERDLAGLADANDELDRVVQQLLSRRPDITTLFLVGSCPSEVIKLDLARAAERLNGQFMPRVRILNYSGSGIETTFTQGEDACLRSMVPHLPESRTAEPSLLVVGTVADVVEDQFARMFAKLGVGPVHFFPPRRARELPPVGPNTRILLAQPFLGDTARALVARGATLLPALYPFGVEGTTAWLRAAADAWGVTPAHFDSSVAPNAERARVALSRYRSQLEGKRLFMFPDSQLEIPLARFLHEECGMALVEVGTPYLDKLLIDAELSRLPATAQVSEGQDVEKQLDRCRDARPDLTVCGLGLANPLEAEGLRTKWSIELVFSPVHGYEQAGDLAELFARPLDRARRLAV, encoded by the coding sequence GTGAGTACGGCCCTCGAGCTGCCGGTCATCCGCGAGCGTGGTCAGCGCGAGGTCTTCTGCGGCCTGACCGGCATCGTCTGGCTGCATCGCAAGATGCAGGACGCCTTCTTTCTGGTGGTGGGGTCGCGCACCTGCGCGCACCTGGTGCAGTCGGCGGCCGGGGTCATGATCTTCGCCGAGCCGCGCTTTGCCACCGCCATTCTCAGCGAACGGGATCTGGCTGGCCTTGCCGACGCCAACGACGAACTCGATCGGGTGGTGCAGCAGCTGCTCTCGCGGCGTCCCGACATCACCACCCTCTTTCTGGTGGGCTCCTGCCCGTCGGAAGTGATCAAGCTCGATCTGGCGCGCGCCGCCGAACGCCTCAACGGCCAGTTCATGCCGCGCGTGCGCATCCTCAACTACAGCGGCAGCGGCATCGAAACCACCTTCACGCAGGGGGAAGACGCCTGCCTGCGCAGCATGGTGCCGCACCTGCCGGAGAGCCGCACGGCCGAGCCGTCCCTGCTCGTGGTCGGCACCGTGGCCGATGTGGTCGAAGATCAGTTCGCGCGCATGTTTGCCAAGCTTGGGGTGGGGCCCGTGCATTTCTTCCCGCCCCGGCGGGCCCGCGAGCTGCCGCCCGTTGGCCCCAATACGCGCATCCTGCTCGCGCAACCGTTTCTCGGCGACACCGCGCGCGCGCTGGTGGCTCGTGGAGCGACGCTGTTGCCGGCGCTCTATCCCTTCGGCGTGGAAGGGACCACCGCCTGGCTGCGCGCCGCGGCAGATGCCTGGGGCGTGACCCCGGCCCACTTCGACAGTAGCGTGGCCCCCAACGCCGAGCGGGCGCGGGTGGCGCTCTCGCGCTATCGCTCGCAGCTCGAGGGCAAGCGGTTGTTCATGTTCCCCGATTCCCAGCTCGAGATCCCGCTTGCCCGCTTCCTGCATGAGGAGTGCGGCATGGCGCTCGTCGAGGTGGGGACGCCGTATCTCGATAAGCTGCTCATCGACGCCGAGCTGTCGCGTCTGCCCGCCACGGCGCAGGTGAGTGAAGGGCAGGACGTGGAAAAGCAGCTCGACCGGTGCCGCGATGCGCGCCCCGACCTCACCGTCTGTGGCTTGGGGCTCGCCAATCCGCTCGAGGCCGAAGGGCTGCGCACGAAGTGGTCCATCGAACTGGTCTTCTCTCCCGTGCACGGCTACGAACAGGCCGGCGATCTGGCCGAACTCTTTGCGCGCCCGCTCGATCGGGCGCGGCGACTCGCGGTTTGA